The Arthrobacter oryzae DNA window CCCCTCCCGCGGCAGGCACTGCAGCAGCACCCCTAGGCAAGCACCCGCGGCCGGCCGAACTGAGTCCGGACCCCGGGGGAGAACAGCACGGAATCGGGCCGGCCCGCCACCTGCAGGCCGGCGGCGCTGATCAGCCCGTCCTTGAGCACCGTCAGCTCGGCCCGGTAGAGCGGCCAGGCTGCGTGCGTGTTCGGGATGTAGAGCGTGCGGCCGCGGAAGCGGGAGTGCAGACCGAACCTGGCTGTGAGGTGGATGGACAGCGGATCCGCCGCGACGTCGTCGAACGCCGGAACAACAGCGAAGTCGCTCGTGGCCCCGCGCCGGAACCGGCGCACCGAATAGCCGGTGGACGGGCTGCCCGGAAGGGCCGGCCGGAAGCGGGCGTGCGACCACACATACGGGATGCCGGCGGCGCGCGCGGCCAGCACCACGGCCAGCCGGTCAGCGTCCAGGCTGAGGAACACCACGCCCCGGGTGCCGTCCGGTTCCCGTGAATAGAGCCGGACGTTGATTTCGTTAAAGTCCCCGAAGAAGGGCACTGCGGGCCCGCGGCCAATGCCTGCTTTCTGCATGCGGAACCCGATCAGGCCAACCCATGCCGAGCCGTCGAAAACGTCCGGCACCACCCCGGCCGGCATGAACGCTGCCGCCTCCGCTTCGGTAATGCGCCAGTGCAGGAAGACGGCATCGGTCCACCGCTGGTCCATGATCACGGGGGAGGGCAGCTCAGGCGGATCGGGCCACGGGTCAGGGAATTCCACAGCGGACACGGGATTCAGCCTTCAGTGGATGAACTCGGGGAGCCGGCGGTTGCTGCCGCGCCGGCCGGCTGTTTCTGCCAGGGCCAGCGTCCGGTGATTTCCAGCTCCAGTGAGAAGCTCAGGAACGTCCGGATGAGCACAATGATGGCCAGCACGCCCACGCTCTCGAAGGTGGGCGTCACGGCGACCGTCCGGATGATGTCCGCCGCCACCAGCAGTTCAAGCCCCAGCAGGATGGATCGGCCCAGAAGTTGCCGGTAGGAGCGGTAGACGGAGAGCGGTTCGGAGCCTTCCGGCAGGCGCTTCGGCTGGAATCCGCGCAGTGCCATGGGGATGGAGACGACGGCGCCGATCACCATGACGGCCACGCCGGCGAAGTCCATGAACCTGCCGACCGTCTCGATAATGTGCTGAAAATCCATTGTTCCCCTTACAACGCTGCGGACACGGACAGGCCAGGCTGCGTCACGGGTGCCGGACGCCTTCGCCCGCCAGGATGGCCCGGTACCCCTCGCGGAACGTGGGGTACGCAAACTCGAACCCGGTGCTGCGAAGCAGTGCATTGCTGCACCGCTTGTTACCGCCGCGGGACGGCTCCACGCCGGCGGGACCGCCGGTCCCGGCACCGTCACCCGGAACGTCCGACGCCGGCCGCGGCAGTCCCAGCTCGTCGGCCAGGAAACGCTGGACCTCGCCGAGCTCCGCAGGATCGTTGTCCACGCCAAGGTAGACGGGGGCGGGTTCGGCGGCCATGGTGCAGAGGTGCACGATCGCCGCAGCGGCGTCGTCCCGGTGGATGCGGTTCGTGTAGCGCGGTTCGGCCGGGGCCGCGGCCACTCCGGACCGCACCTGGTCGATCAGCCGGGTCCGGCCCGGCCCGTAAATGCCGCCTAGCCGAAGCGCCACGGGAGTGATCCCGGTGCCGAGCAGCCGCTCCTGCAGCAGGTCCTCCGCCTCGCGGATGATGCGGCCGGAAAATCCGCCGGGTTCAGTCGTCGTGCTTTCATCCACCCAGCCCCCGCCGGCGTCGCCGTAAACGGCGGTGGAGGAGACGAACAACACGCGCCGGACCAGCGAGGGCAGCGCCACTGTGGGCAGCGCCGCGTCGTCGTGCTTCCGGTCGCGCTCCAGCGCATCCAGGACGTTCGACAGTCCGTCCACGTACGCCGTTCGGTAGCCCTCTTCGGTGGGGGAACCTGCCGCAATGGCGACCACGACGGCGGTGGTGCCTTCGGGGATGGCAGGCAGTGGCGGGGTGGTCAGGTCAGCCCTGGCTCCTTCGATGGCGGCCGGTAGCTTGTCCGGGGACCGCCGCCAGCCCACCACACGGTGGCCGGCGGCAGCGAAACGCAGCCCGGCCTCGGTACCCAGATCGCCGCAGCCGGCCATAAGAACAGTCATACGGGTCAGTCTGCCAGAACGGCGCCCGCCGCCCGGCAAGGGGCGCCGGAACCGCGGGTTACGGCGCAGGAATCGGGAAGAACACCCGGGGGTCCTGCAGCAGGGCGGGGTAGTTGAACGAGGAGCGTTCCACGACGTCCGTCACCTGGAAGTTCCGCGCGAAGCGGCCGTCCACGGTGATGGGCCGCCCTTGGATCTTGCCGATGGCGAACGTGGCGCCGCCGTCGAACGGGACTGCGAGTTCCGTGTTGCCCGGCAGGGTGCGGAAGGCTTCTTCCTGGCGCTGCCTCTTCCGGGTGGGCTTTTTCACGAGCTGCTTGGGCGGCCGCTTCTTGGGGTTCTTGGCCGGGCGGCGGGAGGTGTCGTCCGCATAGACGAACTCGTAGTCCTCGGACTGGGCGGCGGCCTTCGCAGCGCGGCCGACTTCCGGAAGGCTGATGGTGTCCAGTTTTTCCGGGCGGGTGTCTCCCACTGTGGCGCGCAGGATCCAGAGCCGGTCACCCACCGGGTCTTCGGGGAGGAACTCGTGGCGGGGCTCGGGCCAGACGTACTCCAGGTCCGCCGGCGTTCCGGGGAAGAGTTCGCTGTAGAAACGGGGCTCCTTCTGCATCAGCCGGGAGCGGTGGCTGAGGTGCACGTCCGGCTCGCCGAGCCACGGCGGCATGGGGATCTTGGCCGCGTAGGCAGCGTGGCCCGCCTGCGGGGCGAATTCCAGGATCTTGGCGCGCGTGGTGTCCTCGCCGCCGCGGGCGACCCACTCATCAACCATGGCCAGGCCGTACATGGTCAGGGCGGGAACGTAGCCCATCCACATGCGGATGGCGGGGTGCGACTGCCAGCCGTACTCCGGGATCACCAGCGCACGCAGGGTCTGCAGCGCCTCGACACGCTGCTTGCCGAGCCGCGCACGGTCAAGGACCGCGGCGCTCTGCTGGAAATCTGGGTAGGGAAGGAAAGTCTGCATCCTTCAAGTGTGGAGGCGCCAGGGTCCCAGACCAAATGCCGACGGCGCCGGTGCCGTGCGCAGTACGGGCGCCGCGCCGGGGCCAACTGTCAGCAGTTGGCAGTCGGGCGGCGTAGTCTACTGGACCGTATGGTGAGACGGTGGAGACAACACGGTCACAATTTGACTAAGATGACCGCAACCAAAACCCACCTCAGCCACCCTCCGGAAGATACGACATGACACTTACCCAAGCAGTTCCGTTCACGCCGAAATTCGGACAGATGCTGAGCCCGGAAGCCAACGGCATCCTGGTGCTTGACGAATTCACCCTTGACCCGGAAGCGGCCCGCAAGGAGCAGCACGGTTTCCGCGCCGCGATGGGCTCCGTGGCACTCAAACTCCGGCGCATCGTTGCCCTCCGCTTGTTCATCGCCGTGGTGGCCATCGCCAACCTGCCGCTCTTCCTGTTGTCTACCGGATGGTGGATTTACGCCGTTTCCCTCACTGTTGTGGTCGGCGTTCACGCAGGGGTTTCGTGGCTGAACAAGCACGAACCGAAGGTCCGCCAGCGCCACTCGCTGGAGCTGCACCTGCACCGTGAACGCAGCGCCAACTACCGCAAGGTGCGCGACGCCGTGAAGTTTGTGATCGATTCGCCGGCCCGCATGAACGAGCACCTGTACCTCGAGCTCCTGGCCGCCAAGCGGGTTGCCCTGCACCTGCACATCGGTACCGTGGCCGTGCTGGA harbors:
- a CDS encoding MSMEG_6728 family protein, coding for MQTFLPYPDFQQSAAVLDRARLGKQRVEALQTLRALVIPEYGWQSHPAIRMWMGYVPALTMYGLAMVDEWVARGGEDTTRAKILEFAPQAGHAAYAAKIPMPPWLGEPDVHLSHRSRLMQKEPRFYSELFPGTPADLEYVWPEPRHEFLPEDPVGDRLWILRATVGDTRPEKLDTISLPEVGRAAKAAAQSEDYEFVYADDTSRRPAKNPKKRPPKQLVKKPTRKRQRQEEAFRTLPGNTELAVPFDGGATFAIGKIQGRPITVDGRFARNFQVTDVVERSSFNYPALLQDPRVFFPIPAP
- a CDS encoding YqjF family protein; this encodes MDQRWTDAVFLHWRITEAEAAAFMPAGVVPDVFDGSAWVGLIGFRMQKAGIGRGPAVPFFGDFNEINVRLYSREPDGTRGVVFLSLDADRLAVVLAARAAGIPYVWSHARFRPALPGSPSTGYSVRRFRRGATSDFAVVPAFDDVAADPLSIHLTARFGLHSRFRGRTLYIPNTHAAWPLYRAELTVLKDGLISAAGLQVAGRPDSVLFSPGVRTQFGRPRVLA
- a CDS encoding DUF1622 domain-containing protein, whose product is MDFQHIIETVGRFMDFAGVAVMVIGAVVSIPMALRGFQPKRLPEGSEPLSVYRSYRQLLGRSILLGLELLVAADIIRTVAVTPTFESVGVLAIIVLIRTFLSFSLELEITGRWPWQKQPAGAAATAGSPSSSTEG
- a CDS encoding NAD-dependent epimerase/dehydratase family protein, producing the protein MTVLMAGCGDLGTEAGLRFAAAGHRVVGWRRSPDKLPAAIEGARADLTTPPLPAIPEGTTAVVVAIAAGSPTEEGYRTAYVDGLSNVLDALERDRKHDDAALPTVALPSLVRRVLFVSSTAVYGDAGGGWVDESTTTEPGGFSGRIIREAEDLLQERLLGTGITPVALRLGGIYGPGRTRLIDQVRSGVAAAPAEPRYTNRIHRDDAAAAIVHLCTMAAEPAPVYLGVDNDPAELGEVQRFLADELGLPRPASDVPGDGAGTGGPAGVEPSRGGNKRCSNALLRSTGFEFAYPTFREGYRAILAGEGVRHP